The proteins below are encoded in one region of Tessaracoccus aquimaris:
- a CDS encoding CPBP family intramembrane glutamic endopeptidase, whose amino-acid sequence MAYPSNQPDPDSRTDKTSPAPPVTYAEQLSCQAGRPAALLGILIAFAFYFTLTPWISLAITAVSHYVTAPDVPFTDFQSYAASYQIPTGLAANGIAIAGLLLCCWLLMTRLHRAPLGQLSSVEQRLRRGYLGICLGIATILILGGSLLVGYLQSQPFQFAPQPQWWSFLVVVAIVTPWQAAAEEYLFRGYLLQSMTRLTANPWIGAAASSLVFASLHGVQNAALFVDRLAFGLLASTLVILTGGLEAGIAAHIINNVGAYSIAAMTSSIAQLRATQAISWTDALTNITIFAAFATAATLVIRLHRLPTRMDNADAS is encoded by the coding sequence ATGGCTTATCCCAGCAATCAGCCGGACCCAGACAGCAGGACGGACAAGACCTCGCCCGCGCCGCCGGTCACCTACGCTGAGCAGCTCAGCTGCCAAGCAGGACGACCCGCAGCGCTGCTCGGCATCCTCATCGCGTTCGCGTTCTACTTCACTCTCACGCCATGGATCTCGCTGGCGATCACCGCCGTCTCCCACTACGTGACAGCACCCGACGTGCCTTTCACCGACTTTCAGAGTTATGCCGCCAGCTACCAGATACCCACCGGACTCGCGGCGAACGGCATCGCCATCGCCGGGCTGCTCCTGTGCTGCTGGCTCCTGATGACCCGACTCCACCGTGCCCCGCTTGGACAACTCTCCTCGGTGGAACAACGTCTGCGCCGCGGCTATCTCGGGATATGTCTCGGGATAGCGACCATCCTCATCCTTGGCGGGAGCTTGCTGGTCGGCTACCTCCAAAGCCAGCCCTTCCAGTTCGCGCCGCAGCCGCAGTGGTGGAGCTTCCTTGTCGTCGTGGCAATCGTCACCCCGTGGCAGGCCGCAGCCGAAGAGTACCTCTTCCGCGGCTACCTACTACAGTCGATGACCAGACTCACCGCCAACCCCTGGATCGGGGCCGCCGCATCGTCACTCGTGTTTGCCTCACTCCATGGCGTCCAGAACGCCGCACTGTTCGTAGACAGACTCGCTTTCGGGCTGCTCGCCTCGACCCTCGTGATCCTCACCGGCGGTCTCGAAGCAGGCATCGCGGCTCACATCATCAACAATGTCGGCGCCTACTCCATCGCCGCAATGACCTCCAGCATCGCGCAACTCCGGGCAACGCAGGCGATCTCATGGACCGACGCCCTCACAAACATCACCATCTTCGCCGCCTTCGCCACGGCGGCGACACTCGTCATACGACTACACCGGCTACCCACGAGGATGGATAACGCGGACGCGTCATAG
- a CDS encoding metal-dependent transcriptional regulator → MVEDYVTLIWKAHEWPGGEPSTTDLAAQLGVTPSTVSANLKRLARDGLISYEPYGPIELTDDGRAIAIDIVRRHRIVETYLVEHLELSWDQVHDEANHLEHAVSDLVLDRMDAALGHPTHDPHGAPIPDPDGRIPPDHSQALNEAEPGTSVQVLRVSDRSPDILRYLTGHGISVGTRLTVTDVSPAAAAVRVTVDDTTIDLGLPAAIAVRVSPRTDPEAHTPGPA, encoded by the coding sequence ATGGTCGAGGACTATGTAACGCTGATCTGGAAAGCCCACGAATGGCCTGGCGGGGAGCCCTCTACAACAGACCTAGCCGCCCAACTCGGCGTGACTCCCTCGACCGTCTCGGCCAACCTAAAACGACTCGCCCGCGACGGACTCATCTCCTACGAGCCTTACGGCCCAATCGAGTTGACCGACGACGGGCGCGCAATCGCGATAGACATCGTTCGACGACACCGAATCGTGGAGACCTATCTCGTCGAGCATCTAGAGCTGTCCTGGGACCAGGTCCACGACGAGGCGAACCACCTGGAGCACGCCGTTTCCGACCTCGTACTGGACCGCATGGACGCCGCACTCGGGCACCCCACCCACGACCCCCACGGAGCCCCGATCCCCGACCCTGACGGACGGATCCCGCCCGATCACAGCCAAGCTCTCAACGAGGCCGAACCCGGCACCTCCGTGCAAGTGCTGCGCGTCTCGGATCGCTCGCCCGACATCCTCCGCTACCTCACCGGACACGGAATCTCGGTCGGTACCAGACTTACCGTCACCGACGTCAGCCCCGCGGCTGCGGCCGTCCGGGTCACCGTCGACGACACTACGATCGACCTCGGCCTCCCGGCCGCCATTGCAGTACGCGTCAGCCCCCGAACAGACCCAGAAGCACACACCCCTGGTCCCGCCTAG
- a CDS encoding sodium:proton exchanger, protein MPAALIRRVLLCLLVAGPAVAIRVLGVEFSAVAEVVVFGAAVVAAAFLLAWAAEAAQKDISGALAIALLALIAVLPEYAVDLYYAYRSGSDPSYLHFAAANMTGSNRLLLGFGWPLVVVVALVVARRQARRDDAPTPNALELPVASRRDVGFLAILGLVAFVIPLIGSIPLWFGVGLIVVFGLHLWRAAQTYDADQEEFVGAAALIAGLDARPRRILVVAMFLVSGAVILISAEPFADALVASGSALGIDSYFLVQWLAPLASEAPEFIIAVMFAARGKGVAAIGTLIASKVNQWSLLVGSLPVAHFLGGGPSSLALDSRQVEEFTLTATQTLLGVAIILALRFHWWSAIGLAALFGVQFLITDTTGRYVLSAIHLALTIGFLVAHRHSILPTLVAPFHEQPAVDQDEPKTVMDTHA, encoded by the coding sequence ATGCCTGCTGCCCTGATCCGCCGCGTCCTGCTGTGTCTACTCGTTGCAGGCCCAGCCGTCGCCATCCGTGTGTTGGGAGTTGAGTTCTCAGCAGTGGCTGAGGTAGTCGTCTTCGGCGCGGCTGTGGTGGCAGCAGCGTTCCTTCTCGCCTGGGCCGCCGAAGCCGCCCAGAAGGACATCTCGGGCGCCCTCGCCATTGCCTTGCTGGCACTGATCGCAGTTCTCCCGGAGTATGCCGTAGACCTGTACTACGCCTACCGCTCCGGTTCCGATCCGTCCTACCTCCACTTCGCGGCCGCGAACATGACCGGCTCGAACCGGCTGCTACTCGGCTTCGGCTGGCCCCTCGTCGTGGTCGTCGCACTCGTCGTCGCGCGCCGCCAGGCACGCCGGGACGATGCACCCACCCCCAATGCGCTGGAGCTGCCTGTTGCCAGCCGACGAGACGTCGGCTTCCTCGCTATCCTCGGGCTCGTCGCGTTCGTGATCCCGCTCATCGGGAGCATCCCGCTGTGGTTCGGGGTCGGTCTCATCGTCGTGTTCGGCCTCCATCTATGGCGAGCCGCGCAGACCTACGACGCTGACCAGGAGGAGTTCGTAGGCGCGGCAGCGCTGATTGCCGGGCTTGACGCCCGACCGAGGCGCATTCTCGTCGTGGCGATGTTCCTCGTCTCCGGGGCGGTGATCCTGATCTCAGCCGAACCGTTCGCCGATGCACTAGTCGCCTCAGGCTCGGCGCTCGGCATCGACAGCTACTTTCTGGTTCAGTGGCTCGCCCCGCTAGCCTCGGAGGCCCCGGAGTTCATCATCGCGGTGATGTTCGCCGCCCGCGGCAAAGGTGTGGCTGCCATCGGCACGCTGATCGCATCCAAGGTCAACCAGTGGAGCCTGCTGGTCGGCTCACTGCCCGTGGCGCACTTCCTGGGCGGTGGACCCAGTTCGCTGGCTCTAGACAGCCGCCAAGTCGAGGAGTTCACCTTGACGGCCACCCAGACGCTGCTCGGGGTGGCAATCATCCTCGCGCTGCGGTTCCACTGGTGGTCCGCGATCGGGCTCGCCGCGCTCTTCGGCGTCCAGTTCCTCATCACTGACACCACCGGACGGTACGTGCTGAGCGCCATCCACCTCGCCCTCACCATCGGCTTCCTCGTCGCTCATCGACACAGCATCCTCCCCACACTCGTCGCGCCCTTCCACGAGCAGCCCGCAGTCGATCAAGACGAGCCGAAGACCGTTATGGACACCCACGCCTAG
- a CDS encoding zf-TFIIB domain-containing protein, giving the protein MTYPNHPRPYDPYPGQEPPRAAIVCPKCHGAMRTYERNGIQLEQCGSCRGLFLDFGELEHLTQMEGRFVSQAPPPPGYGPAWGKHGDRRYRKGGLAGLFFSS; this is encoded by the coding sequence ATGACCTATCCGAACCACCCGCGTCCATACGATCCCTATCCGGGGCAGGAACCCCCGCGGGCGGCGATTGTGTGCCCGAAGTGTCACGGCGCGATGCGAACTTATGAGCGCAACGGAATCCAGCTGGAGCAGTGCGGAAGTTGTCGAGGGCTCTTCCTCGACTTCGGTGAACTTGAGCACCTCACGCAGATGGAGGGCCGGTTCGTCAGCCAGGCACCGCCACCGCCCGGCTATGGCCCCGCTTGGGGCAAGCACGGTGATCGTCGGTATCGCAAAGGCGGCCTGGCGGGGTTGTTCTTTTCCAGCTAG